Proteins co-encoded in one Enterobacter sp. R4-368 genomic window:
- the entF gene encoding enterobactin non-ribosomal peptide synthetase EntF, giving the protein MTQRLPLVAAQPGIWMAEKLSTLPNAWSVAHYVELKGDIDAALLAQAIASGLSQADMLRMRFEEENGEVWQWVDEAHVFALPAIVDLRDSRQPHVAALQIMQADLAQNLRVESGNPLVCHQLLRVGEQHWYWYQRYHHLLVDGFSFPAITRQIAAIYSAWRRGESTPASPFTPFAGVVEEYQRYRESDAWPRDRAFWAQQRSALPSPVSLSDTPLPGRAATTDILRLNVAMEAGAFRRVTQAFSHHSPADLALALAALWLGRLCGRTDYAAGFIFMRRMGSAALTATGPVLNVLPLGIHLDGTQTLSALATTLAGSLKAMRRHQRYDAEQIVRDVGRAAGDEPLFGPVFNVKMFDYLLDVDGIKGTTHTLATGPVNDLEIALFPHEEGGLSLEVLANRSRYDESTLKTHVGRLAHLLRQFAENPHLRCGDAELLLSPEAQRLADINDTGKILPTTTLSALVAAQAAKTPDAPALADAQWQFSYREMREQVVALAHQLRQLGVQPGDSVAVALPRSVFLTLALHGIVEAGAAWLPLDTGYPDERLKMMLDDAKPRLLITAQNQRARFADIPALRHFCYEAPLETHGSDALNLARPEHTAYIIFTSGSTGRPKGVMVGQTAIVNRLLWMQESYPLTAQDVVAQKTPCSFDVSVWEFWWPFIAGAKLVMAEPDAHRDPQALQDFFTHYGVTTTHFVPSMLAAFVASLTPESAKRSCRTLKQVFCSGEALPAELCREWQQLTGAPLHNLYGPTEAAVDVSWYPAYGEALAGVRGNSVPIGFPVWNTGLRILDAMMRPVPPGVAGDLYLTGIQLAQGYLGRSDLTASRFIADPFAAGERMYRTGDVARWLENGAVEYLGRSDDQLKIRGQRIELGEIDRAMLALPDVAQAVAHACVFNQATASGGDARQLVGYVVSASAQPLETTALLAQLREQLPPHMVPVLLVQLDALPLSANGKLDRKALPLPELAVQQGGRPLNAGMETLIAQAFSGLLGCEVNDAQADFFALGGHSLLAMRLAAQLSRECERQVTPGQIMVASTVEKLAALLEQALSAEQTGRLGLETLLPLRQSDGPTLFCFHPASGFAWQFSVLARHLAPRWSITGIQSPRPDGPLQQAATLDEACEQHLATLLAQQPHGPYYLLGYSLGGTLAQGIAARLRQRGEDVAFLGLLDTWPPETQNWAEKEANGLDPEVLAEIERERQAFLAAQQGQASGELFSVIEGNYADAVRLLTTAHSLPFDGKATLFVAGRTLPAGTDPHTTWAPWVRELEVYRQDCAHVEIISPQAFEHIGPVLREILAQ; this is encoded by the coding sequence ATGACCCAACGTTTACCGCTGGTCGCCGCACAGCCGGGGATCTGGATGGCGGAAAAACTCTCCACGCTGCCCAACGCCTGGAGCGTGGCGCACTATGTTGAACTGAAGGGCGATATCGACGCCGCGCTGCTGGCACAGGCGATTGCCAGCGGTTTGTCGCAGGCCGATATGCTGCGTATGCGCTTTGAAGAGGAGAACGGCGAAGTGTGGCAGTGGGTCGACGAGGCTCATGTCTTTGCCCTGCCGGCGATCGTCGATCTGCGTGACAGCCGCCAACCGCACGTTGCTGCATTACAGATAATGCAGGCCGACCTGGCGCAAAACCTGCGCGTGGAGAGTGGTAATCCGCTGGTTTGCCACCAACTGTTACGCGTGGGCGAGCAGCACTGGTACTGGTATCAGCGTTATCACCATTTACTGGTTGATGGCTTCAGTTTTCCGGCAATTACCCGCCAGATTGCCGCCATTTACAGCGCATGGCGACGCGGTGAGTCAACACCGGCATCGCCCTTTACGCCGTTTGCCGGGGTGGTGGAAGAGTATCAGCGCTACCGTGAAAGCGATGCCTGGCCGCGTGACCGCGCTTTTTGGGCGCAGCAGCGCAGCGCGTTACCCTCTCCGGTCTCCCTTTCCGACACGCCACTGCCGGGGCGCGCGGCAACAACCGATATTTTACGTCTCAACGTGGCGATGGAGGCCGGGGCATTTCGCCGCGTAACCCAGGCTTTTAGCCACCATTCACCCGCCGATCTGGCGCTGGCGCTGGCCGCACTGTGGCTTGGTCGGCTATGCGGACGCACCGACTATGCCGCCGGGTTTATCTTTATGCGCCGCATGGGCTCGGCGGCGTTAACCGCTACCGGGCCGGTGCTCAACGTACTGCCGCTGGGCATTCATCTGGATGGTACTCAAACGCTCTCCGCGCTGGCGACAACGCTTGCAGGCAGCCTGAAAGCGATGCGTCGCCACCAGCGTTATGACGCCGAGCAAATTGTGCGTGACGTCGGGCGTGCAGCGGGCGACGAGCCGCTGTTCGGCCCGGTATTTAACGTCAAAATGTTTGATTATCTGCTGGATGTTGATGGCATTAAAGGCACCACGCACACGCTGGCGACCGGCCCCGTGAACGATCTGGAAATCGCTCTCTTCCCGCACGAAGAGGGTGGGTTATCGCTGGAAGTGCTGGCGAACCGCAGCCGTTATGATGAATCCACCTTAAAAACACACGTCGGGCGGCTGGCGCATCTGCTCAGGCAGTTTGCCGAAAATCCACATCTGCGCTGCGGTGATGCTGAGCTGCTCTTATCGCCAGAAGCGCAGCGGCTGGCAGACATTAACGATACCGGCAAGATACTGCCGACTACCACCTTAAGCGCGTTGGTTGCCGCGCAGGCGGCGAAAACGCCGGATGCCCCCGCGCTGGCAGATGCGCAGTGGCAATTTAGCTATCGCGAAATGCGCGAGCAGGTTGTGGCGCTGGCGCACCAGCTTCGCCAGCTTGGTGTTCAGCCCGGCGACAGCGTGGCGGTGGCGCTGCCGCGCTCGGTGTTCCTGACGCTGGCGCTACACGGCATTGTCGAAGCAGGTGCCGCCTGGCTACCGCTGGATACCGGTTACCCGGACGAGCGGCTGAAAATGATGCTCGACGATGCCAAACCGCGTCTGCTGATCACTGCGCAGAACCAACGGGCGCGCTTTGCCGATATTCCCGCGCTTCGTCATTTTTGCTACGAAGCCCCGCTGGAAACCCACGGCAGCGACGCGCTCAATCTGGCGCGTCCGGAGCATACCGCGTACATCATTTTCACCTCCGGCTCCACCGGGCGGCCAAAAGGGGTGATGGTCGGGCAAACCGCTATCGTCAACCGTCTGCTGTGGATGCAGGAAAGCTACCCGCTCACCGCGCAGGATGTGGTGGCGCAGAAAACGCCGTGCAGTTTTGACGTGTCGGTGTGGGAGTTCTGGTGGCCGTTTATCGCCGGGGCAAAGCTGGTAATGGCGGAACCGGATGCGCACCGCGATCCACAAGCGTTGCAGGACTTCTTTACCCATTACGGCGTGACCACCACGCATTTTGTGCCGTCTATGTTGGCCGCGTTTGTCGCCTCACTCACGCCGGAAAGCGCAAAGCGCAGTTGCCGCACGCTAAAACAGGTGTTCTGTAGTGGCGAAGCGCTGCCTGCCGAGCTCTGTCGCGAATGGCAGCAGCTGACTGGCGCGCCGCTGCATAATTTATACGGCCCGACGGAAGCGGCTGTGGATGTGAGCTGGTATCCGGCTTATGGCGAAGCGCTGGCGGGTGTACGCGGCAACAGCGTGCCGATTGGTTTCCCGGTCTGGAACACCGGGCTGCGCATTCTGGATGCGATGATGCGTCCGGTGCCGCCGGGCGTGGCGGGCGATCTCTACCTTACCGGCATCCAGTTGGCGCAGGGCTATCTTGGTCGCTCGGATCTCACCGCCAGCCGCTTTATCGCCGATCCGTTTGCCGCAGGCGAACGCATGTATCGCACCGGTGATGTCGCACGTTGGCTGGAAAATGGCGCGGTTGAATACCTCGGGCGCAGCGACGACCAGCTGAAAATTCGCGGTCAGCGCATTGAATTAGGTGAAATCGACCGTGCTATGCTGGCGCTGCCAGACGTGGCTCAGGCGGTGGCACATGCCTGTGTCTTCAATCAGGCCACCGCCAGCGGCGGCGATGCACGCCAGTTAGTCGGTTATGTGGTTTCTGCCTCCGCACAGCCGCTGGAGACAACGGCGCTACTGGCGCAACTGCGTGAGCAACTGCCGCCGCATATGGTGCCGGTGTTGCTGGTGCAACTGGACGCGTTGCCGCTGAGCGCCAACGGTAAACTCGACAGAAAAGCGTTACCACTGCCTGAACTGGCGGTGCAGCAGGGCGGTCGCCCGCTCAACGCCGGTATGGAAACGCTGATCGCGCAGGCATTTTCCGGTTTGCTCGGATGCGAAGTGAACGACGCGCAGGCGGATTTCTTCGCGCTCGGTGGGCATTCGTTGCTGGCGATGCGCCTGGCGGCGCAACTGAGCCGCGAGTGCGAACGGCAGGTCACGCCAGGGCAAATCATGGTCGCTTCCACGGTAGAAAAACTTGCCGCGTTGCTCGAACAAGCGCTTTCGGCGGAGCAGACCGGGCGGCTGGGGCTGGAAACCTTGCTACCATTGCGGCAGAGCGACGGGCCGACCCTGTTTTGCTTCCATCCGGCGTCCGGTTTTGCCTGGCAGTTTAGCGTGCTGGCCCGTCACCTTGCGCCGCGCTGGTCGATCACCGGTATTCAGTCACCGCGACCGGATGGCCCGCTGCAACAGGCCGCGACGTTAGACGAAGCCTGTGAGCAACACCTGGCGACGCTACTTGCGCAGCAGCCGCACGGGCCGTATTACCTGCTCGGGTATTCGCTCGGCGGCACGTTAGCGCAGGGCATTGCCGCGCGTCTGCGGCAGCGGGGTGAGGACGTGGCGTTCCTCGGGCTGCTCGATACCTGGCCGCCGGAAACGCAAAACTGGGCAGAGAAAGAGGCAAACGGGCTGGATCCGGAAGTGCTGGCAGAGATTGAACGCGAGCGTCAGGCGTTTCTCGCCGCGCAGCAGGGGCAAGCCTCCGGCGAGCTGTTCTCCGTTATCGAGGGCAACTATGCCGATGCGGTTCGCTTGCTGACCACCGCCCACAGCCTGCCATTTGACGGGAAAGCAACGCTGTTTGTCGCCGGGCGCACCTTACCCGCAGGCACCGATCCGCACACAACCTGGGCACCGTGGGTTCGTGAACTGGAGGTTTACCGTCAGGATTGCGCCCACGTCGAGATTATCTCGCCGCAGGCGTTTGAGCATATTGGGCCGGTGTTAAGGGAAATATTAGCGCAGTGA